One genomic window of Candidatus Nitrospira inopinata includes the following:
- the lpxC gene encoding UDP-3-O-acyl-N-acetylglucosamine deacetylase — MRNQQTLASEVTCSGVGLHSGQSTTITLRPAPPDTGVVFVKRNGEASIVASIEHYVPTELCTAVYGHGFQVKTIEHVLSALAGLEVDNVYIDVTGDEIPVMDGSAAAFVRLIRSVGLITQERKQPFLKIMAPIEVAEGAKRVRIEPSSTARITYSIQYDHPLINTQTYTYECSPHAYESQISEARTFGFLHEVQALWARGLGKGGTLDNTVVLSKDGIVNQSGLRFLNEFVRHKVLDLVGDFSLLGASFIGHIIAERSGHALHARLVQQILEQPEKWILLNAESLGEEKPQSQRTSRLQHSVALQTL; from the coding sequence GTGAGAAATCAACAGACTTTGGCATCGGAGGTCACTTGTTCGGGCGTAGGGCTTCATTCCGGACAATCGACGACGATCACCCTCCGGCCTGCTCCTCCCGATACCGGTGTGGTATTCGTGAAGAGAAATGGCGAAGCTTCCATTGTAGCGTCGATCGAGCACTATGTTCCGACCGAGTTATGCACCGCCGTCTATGGTCACGGTTTCCAGGTCAAAACCATTGAGCATGTGCTTTCCGCTCTGGCAGGCCTTGAGGTGGATAACGTCTATATTGACGTGACCGGCGATGAAATTCCTGTCATGGATGGCAGCGCGGCGGCTTTCGTCCGTTTAATTCGCTCCGTTGGCCTGATCACCCAAGAGCGCAAGCAACCGTTCTTGAAAATCATGGCTCCGATTGAAGTGGCGGAAGGAGCGAAACGCGTTCGGATCGAGCCGTCTTCCACCGCTCGCATCACGTATTCGATTCAGTACGATCATCCGTTGATCAATACACAGACCTATACTTATGAATGTTCCCCGCACGCCTATGAGAGCCAAATCTCGGAAGCAAGAACCTTCGGATTTCTCCACGAGGTCCAAGCGTTATGGGCCCGCGGTCTTGGCAAAGGGGGGACGCTCGACAACACGGTTGTCTTGTCGAAAGACGGAATTGTGAACCAATCAGGACTTCGATTTCTTAACGAGTTCGTCCGTCACAAGGTCCTGGACCTTGTCGGTGATTTTTCGCTTCTCGGCGCGTCGTTCATCGGCCACATCATTGCGGAACGGTCGGGGCACGCGCTCCACGCCAGGTTGGTTCAGCAAATTCTCGAGCAGCCTGAAAAATGGATCCTGCTCAACGCGGAATCGCTCGGAGAGGAGAAGCCGCAATCCCAACGGACATCGCGTCTTCAACACTCTGTCGCCCTCCAAACGTTGTAA
- a CDS encoding succinate dehydrogenase cytochrome b subunit, giving the protein MSRVKVFFNSSVNSKIVASLAGLGLVGFVIFHMLGNLQVFEGGDAINGYASFLRDMPILLWTARAGLLVAAGVHVGLTLRLALRNRQGRPVAYAARRYRAASVASRTMALTGSLLLVFIFFHVLHLTVGIIDPSAPDGLDIQGRVDVYKKIIHAFNNPLYVGIYVCGQLALGLHLSHAVSSAFQTWGIEHAALDRLLKLAGPGVALFVVLGNLAIIFAVFLGLLRA; this is encoded by the coding sequence ATGAGTCGAGTCAAAGTTTTTTTCAATTCTTCGGTGAATAGCAAAATCGTCGCCTCCTTGGCCGGCCTGGGCCTTGTAGGGTTCGTGATCTTTCACATGTTGGGCAATCTGCAGGTGTTTGAGGGCGGCGACGCCATCAATGGATACGCTTCCTTCTTGCGGGACATGCCAATTCTCCTGTGGACCGCGCGGGCTGGGCTGCTGGTCGCGGCGGGGGTCCATGTGGGACTGACGCTTCGGCTTGCCCTGCGGAACCGCCAGGGGCGTCCCGTCGCCTATGCTGCGCGCCGGTATCGCGCCGCTTCCGTGGCCTCGCGAACTATGGCGCTGACCGGAAGCCTCCTCTTGGTGTTTATTTTCTTTCATGTGCTGCATCTCACGGTCGGGATCATCGATCCTTCCGCTCCCGATGGTCTCGATATACAGGGTCGTGTGGATGTCTATAAAAAAATCATCCACGCCTTTAACAATCCGTTGTATGTGGGAATTTATGTGTGCGGACAACTGGCTCTTGGATTGCACTTGAGCCATGCCGTCTCCAGCGCCTTCCAAACATGGGGGATTGAGCATGCGGCGCTCGACCGGTTGCTCAAGTTGGCGGGCCCCGGTGTGGCTCTGTTCGTCGTCCTTGGCAACCTGGCGATTATTTTCGCGGTCTTCTTGGGATTGCTTCGCGCATGA
- a CDS encoding fumarate reductase/succinate dehydrogenase flavoprotein subunit, whose amino-acid sequence MITLDPKVPPGPLEMKWDRRRFSGQLVSPANKRRIKIIVVGTGLAGASAASTLGQLGYQVECFCFHDSPRRAHSIAAQGGINAAKNYQDDGDSVARLFYDTIKGGDFRSREANVYRLAQISTQIIDQCVALGVPFAREYGGQLANRSFGGVQVSRTFYCRGQTGQQLLLGAYSALCWQIERGQVTMRSHTEMLDVIVADGHARGIIVRDLVTGRLSAHTAHAVVLATGGYSNVYYLSTNASGCNVTATYRAWKQGAAFANPSFTQIHPTAIPPVGDHQAKLTLMSESLRNDGRIWVPVSPSDRRPPHAIPPSERDYFLERRYPRFGNLVPRDVASRAVKAICDEGCGVGPGGQGVYLDFSDVIRQQGIDVVRERYGNLFEMYQRITGEDAYQVPMRIYPAPHYTMGGLWVDYNLMSTIPGLFVIGEANFADHGANRLGASSLMQGLADGYFILPYTIGHYLATVNSPPITEDHGAARAALERVEARLRKLLQGKGRRRTASSFHRALGKILWDHCGMSRCAAGLRGALEAIPSLREEFWRDVVVPGSGEAFNQALEYAGRVADFLEFAELMCHDALHREESCGAHFREEYQTEEGEPRRDDDRFAHVAAWEYQEGEVPVLHKEPLNFEFVQPTTRSYQ is encoded by the coding sequence ATGATCACGTTGGACCCCAAAGTGCCTCCCGGTCCTCTGGAGATGAAATGGGATCGCCGCCGTTTCAGCGGACAGTTGGTGAGCCCTGCCAACAAGCGGCGGATCAAGATCATCGTCGTCGGCACCGGCCTTGCGGGAGCCAGTGCCGCGTCGACCTTGGGGCAGCTCGGCTATCAGGTCGAGTGTTTTTGCTTCCATGACAGCCCTCGACGCGCGCACAGTATCGCCGCGCAAGGCGGCATCAATGCCGCGAAGAATTATCAAGATGACGGCGACAGTGTCGCCCGGCTGTTTTACGACACGATCAAAGGCGGAGATTTTCGGTCACGTGAGGCGAATGTCTATCGATTGGCTCAAATCAGCACGCAAATCATCGATCAGTGCGTGGCGCTGGGCGTTCCGTTTGCGAGAGAATATGGAGGACAACTGGCCAATCGTTCGTTCGGCGGGGTGCAAGTGTCGCGCACCTTTTATTGCCGGGGCCAAACAGGACAGCAACTGCTGCTGGGAGCCTACTCGGCGCTCTGTTGGCAAATCGAACGGGGGCAGGTCACGATGCGTTCGCATACCGAAATGCTCGACGTCATTGTGGCCGATGGCCATGCTCGCGGCATCATAGTCCGCGACCTGGTCACAGGACGACTCTCGGCCCACACCGCCCATGCTGTCGTGTTGGCGACAGGCGGGTACAGCAACGTCTATTATCTGTCCACCAATGCCAGCGGTTGTAATGTGACGGCGACCTACCGGGCTTGGAAACAAGGGGCCGCGTTTGCGAATCCTTCCTTCACCCAGATCCATCCCACGGCCATTCCGCCGGTCGGCGACCATCAGGCGAAGCTGACGTTGATGTCCGAATCGCTTCGGAACGACGGACGGATCTGGGTGCCCGTTTCGCCGTCCGATCGTCGGCCTCCACATGCCATTCCACCGTCCGAGCGGGATTACTTTCTGGAGCGCCGCTACCCTCGGTTCGGCAATCTGGTGCCGCGGGACGTCGCGTCGCGAGCCGTCAAGGCCATCTGTGACGAGGGCTGCGGCGTCGGTCCAGGCGGCCAAGGGGTCTACTTGGATTTCAGCGACGTGATCCGGCAACAGGGGATCGACGTCGTGCGGGAGCGGTATGGAAATTTGTTTGAGATGTACCAACGGATTACCGGAGAAGACGCCTATCAGGTTCCCATGCGCATCTATCCTGCGCCTCATTACACGATGGGGGGCCTGTGGGTCGATTATAATCTGATGAGCACCATCCCCGGCCTCTTCGTGATCGGCGAAGCGAACTTCGCCGACCACGGGGCCAACCGGTTGGGCGCCAGTTCGCTGATGCAAGGGTTGGCCGACGGATATTTCATCTTGCCGTACACGATCGGCCATTACCTCGCGACGGTCAACAGCCCGCCGATCACGGAAGATCACGGTGCAGCGCGGGCGGCGCTGGAGCGGGTCGAAGCCAGGCTCAGGAAACTGTTGCAAGGGAAGGGCAGGCGGCGGACCGCCTCCTCGTTTCATCGGGCGCTGGGAAAGATCCTGTGGGACCATTGCGGCATGTCTCGCTGCGCGGCCGGGCTTCGAGGGGCCCTGGAAGCGATTCCATCGTTGCGCGAGGAGTTTTGGCGGGACGTCGTCGTGCCGGGATCGGGAGAGGCGTTCAATCAAGCACTGGAGTATGCCGGACGGGTGGCGGATTTTCTGGAGTTCGCCGAGCTGATGTGTCACGACGCGCTCCATCGGGAGGAGTCGTGCGGGGCCCATTTCCGGGAGGAGTATCAAACGGAAGAAGGCGAACCCCGCAGAGACGACGATCGGTTTGCCCATGTCGCGGCATGGGAGTATCAGGAAGGAGAGGTTCCGGTTCTGCACAAGGAGCCGCTCAACTTCGAATTTGTGCAACCGACCACGCGAAGCTATCAGTGA
- a CDS encoding succinate dehydrogenase/fumarate reductase iron-sulfur subunit, with product MKFTLRIWRQRGPNERGGFVTYSVDEVSPDMSFLEMLDALNQRLIAASEEPVAFEHDCREGICGSCSLVIDGVPHGPDRGVTACQLYMRRFADEKTITIEPWRAKAFPIIKDLVVDRRALDRIMQAGGYISVNTGGAVDGNTLLIGKEEAETAMDAASCIGCGACVAACKNASAMLFVAAKVSHLVTLPQGKPERTRRVMAMVQAMDREGFGSCGNQYECEAVCPKHVSVRFIAMLNREYLRAGILGTRMPARSDPPHGESS from the coding sequence ATGAAATTCACGTTGCGAATCTGGCGACAGCGGGGACCGAACGAGCGAGGCGGGTTTGTGACCTACTCGGTCGATGAGGTGAGCCCCGACATGTCGTTCTTGGAGATGCTGGACGCGCTCAATCAACGGTTGATCGCGGCGAGCGAGGAGCCCGTGGCGTTTGAGCATGACTGCCGTGAAGGGATCTGCGGGAGCTGTTCGCTCGTGATCGACGGGGTGCCCCACGGTCCCGATCGCGGGGTGACCGCCTGCCAACTGTACATGCGCCGATTCGCCGACGAAAAAACGATCACGATCGAACCGTGGAGGGCCAAGGCCTTTCCCATTATCAAAGATCTGGTCGTGGATCGCCGCGCGCTCGATCGCATCATGCAGGCGGGCGGCTACATCTCCGTCAACACCGGCGGGGCGGTGGACGGCAACACGTTGCTGATCGGCAAGGAAGAGGCGGAAACAGCGATGGATGCGGCTTCTTGCATCGGATGCGGCGCCTGCGTCGCGGCCTGCAAAAACGCCTCGGCCATGTTGTTCGTGGCGGCCAAGGTGTCGCATCTCGTGACGCTGCCGCAAGGGAAACCGGAACGGACCCGACGTGTTATGGCCATGGTGCAAGCCATGGATCGGGAGGGGTTCGGGTCCTGCGGCAATCAGTATGAGTGTGAAGCCGTGTGCCCGAAACACGTCAGCGTCCGCTTCATCGCCATGCTGAATCGGGAGTACTTGCGGGCGGGCATCCTCGGCACGAGGATGCCCGCCCGGTCCGATCCACCTCACGGAGAGTCCTCTTAA
- a CDS encoding PilZ domain-containing protein, whose translation MDHEMVCPQCWRDEAFRSRPQSLRELAASWVRLVPFFCRSCGHRFLAWAGVGTTFGSILDRREHLRIPVRLRLSFSGGKIRGEGMATDISLGGCVINSDTPVSVDDIYYLEIVVSEQEPPIEVPAIVRSVGARGIAFKFLRKAQENKRLLSFIRSQTGSIPSIPSKTAGLYRSGCFNRESSCLIGQSGCGDQPARREKRYSIK comes from the coding sequence ATGGATCATGAGATGGTATGCCCGCAATGTTGGAGGGATGAAGCGTTTCGCTCGCGTCCACAATCGCTGCGGGAGCTGGCTGCGTCGTGGGTTCGATTGGTGCCTTTTTTCTGCCGATCGTGCGGGCATCGTTTCTTGGCGTGGGCTGGCGTCGGAACGACATTCGGTTCCATACTTGACCGTCGGGAACACCTTCGCATTCCAGTCAGACTGCGCCTGTCCTTTTCAGGAGGGAAAATCCGCGGCGAGGGGATGGCGACGGATATTTCTCTCGGAGGCTGTGTGATCAATAGCGACACGCCCGTGTCCGTCGACGACATTTACTATTTAGAGATCGTCGTGAGCGAACAGGAACCGCCGATCGAGGTGCCGGCGATCGTTCGCTCGGTCGGCGCCCGCGGCATCGCGTTCAAGTTTCTCCGAAAAGCCCAGGAAAACAAACGGCTTCTTTCGTTCATCCGTTCTCAGACCGGCTCCATACCGTCGATTCCCTCTAAGACTGCCGGTCTCTATAGAAGCGGTTGCTTCAACCGGGAAAGCTCTTGCTTGATCGGACAATCCGGTTGCGGTGATCAGCCGGCCAGGCGGGAGAAGCGGTACTCAATAAAATAG